From Aliamphritea hakodatensis:
GGTGGAGAATGGATAACAGGCCCGGTCGGGAGTTTTTTTGCTTTGCTTCGGCCTAAAGCGCAAAAAAGCCTCTGTTTGAGGCGTTAATGTCTACTCCTGACATAATGCTAAAAAAGGGCAGGCCTGATTTTTGTTGATTAGGCCTGTAGGTATAGAGCTCAAGCGCTTTTCCCATTCACCCGTTCCCAGTCATGCTTTGCTTGTTGTCGATGATTATCTATGAAGTTGGCCAGGTCGGCGGCGCTGACCAGCCATTCGCTTTTTTGTGATCCGCCTCTGTATACCGGAACAGGCAGGCGCTGGTGTCTGGCGTGTTCA
This genomic window contains:
- a CDS encoding pyocin activator PrtN family protein; this encodes MASTYFSLLAEFETGEIPLKDCCEKFFGFNIKKAAEHARHQRLPVPVYRGGSQKSEWLVSAADLANFIDNHRQQAKHDWERVNGKSA